A genomic segment from Flammeovirga pectinis encodes:
- a CDS encoding Gfo/Idh/MocA family protein yields the protein MNTIKLGIIGAGYRGSIHLENCLQREDVAIEVVIEPSLINQEKAIALFAKYNKKLPIFYKSDYPLLFKEIVLDAVIISVPWDVFPEVAKYVLRFPIYVGIEAASAQNMELLYALKATQENSGATCMILENTCFHRDVMAVQNMIDQGLFGELIHCRGGYEHDLRTVKFDENMNYGDGVEGEASWRTHHSTFRNGDLYPTHGIGPIASLLKINKGNRFTSIVSHATKAVGLKSYVEQNKGVNHPNAKDKYTLGDVVTSTLTTANGETIVLTHNTNLPRPYSLGFRVQGTKGIWIQEHGNHLHLQDKCVADEWIEKPYQVFNAYDATCWKKGQYKAAKTARHQMDYFVLDEFISATIEKRKPKYDLYDMLTWLAISPLSELSINQNNKTIPFPDFTDGNWENKKLTTTVTSKNND from the coding sequence ATGAATACAATAAAATTAGGGATAATAGGAGCCGGTTATAGAGGTAGTATTCACTTAGAAAATTGCTTACAAAGAGAAGATGTAGCTATTGAGGTAGTTATAGAACCCTCTTTAATAAATCAAGAAAAAGCAATTGCCTTATTTGCTAAATACAATAAAAAACTACCGATCTTCTACAAAAGTGATTACCCGCTATTGTTTAAAGAAATAGTTCTTGATGCTGTAATTATTTCTGTCCCTTGGGATGTATTCCCTGAGGTAGCTAAATATGTTCTTCGTTTTCCTATTTATGTTGGAATAGAAGCGGCTAGTGCTCAAAATATGGAGTTGTTATATGCTTTGAAAGCAACACAAGAGAATAGTGGAGCTACGTGTATGATTTTAGAAAATACGTGTTTCCATAGAGATGTAATGGCTGTTCAGAACATGATTGATCAAGGGCTTTTTGGTGAACTAATACATTGTAGAGGAGGGTATGAACATGATCTTAGGACCGTTAAGTTTGATGAAAATATGAATTATGGTGACGGGGTTGAAGGAGAGGCTTCTTGGAGAACACATCATTCTACATTTAGAAATGGAGATTTATATCCAACACATGGCATAGGTCCTATAGCCTCGTTATTAAAAATTAATAAAGGCAATCGGTTTACCTCTATTGTGTCGCATGCTACTAAAGCTGTTGGACTTAAAAGTTATGTTGAACAAAATAAAGGAGTTAATCACCCGAATGCAAAAGATAAATATACCTTAGGCGATGTAGTAACAAGTACCTTAACTACCGCCAATGGAGAAACAATTGTCCTTACACATAACACCAACTTACCTCGCCCTTATTCACTCGGTTTTAGGGTACAGGGAACTAAAGGTATCTGGATTCAGGAGCATGGCAATCATTTACACCTTCAAGATAAATGTGTAGCAGATGAGTGGATAGAAAAACCCTATCAAGTGTTTAATGCTTATGATGCTACTTGCTGGAAAAAAGGACAGTATAAAGCAGCAAAAACAGCTAGGCATCAAATGGATTATTTTGTCTTGGATGAATTTATTTCAGCAACAATTGAAAAAAGAAAACCAAAATACGATCTTTATGATATGTTGACTTGGTTAGCAATTTCTCCGTTATCAGAATTATCTATCAACCAAAATAATAAAACAATTCCTTTTCCTGATTTTACAGATGGAAATTGGGAAAATAAAAAACTTACAACAACAGTAACTTCTAAAAATAATGATTAA
- a CDS encoding CatA-like O-acetyltransferase: MDLSTLLEKFDGKKLEMTDVSSYEQWSLNFFHDKNIVREPNLQMTLQLDVTKGLDYYAATIKKIDGASFSSYLMWCLVQAMKEHPYFRYRMIEGEWYIFDNLPVFCPVAVGGDKRFTEILVENPAHSSIEDFIANYRTKIKQAFDKEGDFAPLPPTVWASAHFIGNLPNLQFTSFQLHTSALDSARPFFYFGKRYEQNGQSFIPLSITFDHSNLDPFVLSNFMADFEKVLIGE, encoded by the coding sequence ATGGATTTAAGTACGCTGCTAGAAAAGTTTGATGGTAAGAAATTAGAAATGACTGATGTTAGTTCTTATGAACAATGGTCGTTAAACTTTTTTCATGACAAGAATATTGTTAGAGAACCAAATTTACAGATGACTTTACAGTTAGATGTAACCAAAGGACTAGACTATTATGCGGCCACTATTAAGAAAATTGATGGTGCTTCTTTTAGTAGCTACTTAATGTGGTGTTTAGTACAAGCAATGAAAGAACACCCCTATTTTAGGTATAGAATGATTGAGGGTGAGTGGTATATTTTTGATAATCTACCTGTTTTCTGTCCTGTTGCTGTTGGTGGCGACAAGCGTTTTACTGAAATTTTAGTCGAAAATCCTGCTCATTCTAGCATAGAAGATTTTATTGCTAATTACAGAACAAAGATAAAACAAGCCTTTGATAAGGAAGGAGATTTTGCACCACTACCCCCTACTGTTTGGGCTTCTGCACATTTTATTGGTAATCTCCCAAATCTGCAATTTACAAGTTTCCAATTGCATACGTCAGCATTAGATTCTGCTCGTCCTTTTTTCTATTTTGGTAAACGCTACGAACAAAATGGGCAATCATTTATTCCGCTTTCAATAACTTTTGACCACTCTAATTTAGACCCTTTTGTATTGTCTAACTTTATGGCTGATTTTGAAAAAGTTCTTATTGGAGAATAA
- a CDS encoding DUF2492 family protein: MNTTHVHEVIFLVQDNDAVFTPATLMDAISNKWGEDIHFTACSGVPFPKEETLPFLMERSKVFVNDNGMVEVHPTMKMCDSHTR, translated from the coding sequence ATGAATACGACACACGTTCACGAGGTAATCTTTTTAGTACAAGATAATGATGCTGTTTTTACACCAGCTACTTTAATGGATGCAATCTCTAATAAATGGGGAGAAGATATTCATTTCACAGCTTGTTCTGGAGTTCCTTTTCCTAAAGAAGAAACACTTCCGTTCTTAATGGAAAGAAGTAAAGTATTTGTAAATGATAATGGAATGGTAGAAGTACACCCTACAATGAAGATGTGCGATTCTCATACGAGATAA
- a CDS encoding cellulase family glycosylhydrolase, with protein MIKKLQLLSFCLLLSVSAFSQGFLRTDGTKIINDDGEYILRGIGTGNWLIQEGYMMQSTSAGVNTHTQFHDKLVETMGQENTDKFYDTWIENHFRKTDLDSMKAWGFNSVRVALHYKWFTLPIEEEDTLANGELTTTWINKGFEVTDSLLSWCAQNEMYLILDMHGAPGGQGRDANISDYDTELPSLWESEDNKKKLENLWIKLADRYKDSPWIAGYDLFNEPNWGFTEKSSPNGCGCDNNDPIWELHERLINAVRTVDKNHIVFISGNCWGNNYESLSKHSLKDADDNMVITFHKYWNNNNSDVLNGWLKMREEYGLPLWMSESGENSNTWFSDSIMLYEKNKIGWSWWPVKKSRTNNILKVVTPASYSALITSWENKAPLSKEETFAAVIDYAESHKTENCVIAPDVIYAMTGQLDNYTTKPFKVHTTNAPILFADYDLGRDGYAYYDKISADYHIDNGGDWMIWNNGKFYRNDGVDITEFNKQPIISWIEEEEWMQYTFNVAKKGKYTLEIQASAKENEGILQLIVNDKIVVENITLAKTGNSEKYTTTSIKKVALPSGEVKVKFKIIKGNVNLLDFKFNK; from the coding sequence ATGATTAAAAAATTACAATTACTTTCTTTTTGCTTACTGCTATCAGTAAGTGCATTTTCACAAGGTTTTTTACGTACTGATGGTACAAAGATTATAAATGATGATGGAGAATATATTCTTAGAGGAATAGGTACAGGAAACTGGCTCATTCAAGAAGGATACATGATGCAATCTACCAGTGCTGGAGTAAATACACACACCCAATTTCACGATAAATTAGTTGAAACAATGGGACAAGAAAATACAGATAAATTCTACGATACTTGGATTGAGAACCATTTCAGAAAAACTGATTTAGACTCAATGAAAGCATGGGGATTTAATTCTGTACGTGTTGCATTGCATTACAAATGGTTCACTTTACCAATTGAAGAAGAAGATACCTTAGCAAATGGTGAACTGACAACTACTTGGATAAATAAAGGTTTTGAAGTTACAGACAGCCTTTTGTCTTGGTGTGCTCAAAATGAAATGTACTTGATTTTAGATATGCACGGTGCTCCTGGCGGACAAGGTAGAGATGCCAATATCTCTGATTATGATACTGAATTACCATCTCTTTGGGAAAGTGAAGACAACAAAAAGAAGCTAGAGAATTTATGGATTAAACTTGCTGATAGATACAAAGATTCTCCATGGATTGCTGGTTACGATCTATTTAACGAACCAAACTGGGGATTTACAGAAAAGTCGTCTCCTAATGGTTGTGGCTGTGATAATAACGACCCTATTTGGGAGCTACATGAGCGTTTAATAAATGCAGTAAGAACGGTAGATAAAAACCATATTGTATTTATTTCTGGTAATTGCTGGGGTAACAATTACGAATCTCTAAGTAAACATTCGTTGAAAGATGCTGACGATAATATGGTTATCACTTTCCATAAATATTGGAATAACAATAATAGTGATGTATTGAATGGTTGGTTAAAAATGAGAGAAGAATATGGTTTACCGCTTTGGATGAGTGAAAGTGGAGAAAATTCTAATACATGGTTTTCTGATAGCATAATGCTTTATGAAAAAAATAAAATTGGATGGTCTTGGTGGCCTGTAAAAAAGAGCCGAACAAACAACATTTTAAAAGTAGTAACTCCTGCATCTTATTCTGCTTTAATTACATCTTGGGAAAACAAAGCTCCTTTGTCTAAAGAAGAGACTTTTGCAGCCGTAATCGATTATGCAGAATCTCATAAAACTGAGAATTGTGTAATTGCTCCTGATGTTATTTATGCGATGACGGGGCAGTTAGATAATTACACTACAAAACCTTTTAAAGTACATACCACCAATGCACCAATTCTTTTTGCAGATTACGATTTAGGTAGAGATGGTTACGCTTATTACGACAAAATTTCGGCTGATTATCATATTGATAATGGTGGAGATTGGATGATTTGGAATAATGGTAAATTCTACCGCAATGATGGTGTTGATATCACAGAATTTAATAAGCAGCCTATTATAAGTTGGATCGAAGAAGAGGAATGGATGCAATACACTTTTAATGTAGCAAAAAAGGGTAAATATACGTTAGAAATTCAAGCGTCAGCCAAAGAAAATGAGGGTATTCTTCAGCTTATAGTTAATGATAAAATTGTTGTTGAAAATATAACATTAGCAAAAACAGGTAATTCTGAAAAGTACACAACTACATCAATTAAAAAAGTAGCTTTACCGAGTGGAGAAGTGAAAGTGAAATTTAAAATCATAAAAGGCAATGTGAACCTTCTAGATTTTAAATTCAATAAATAA